The following coding sequences lie in one Flavobacterium sediminis genomic window:
- a CDS encoding electron transfer flavoprotein subunit alpha/FixB family protein — translation MSILIYAESAEGKFKKVALELASYAKNVADAMGTTVTAVTVNATDVSDLAKYGVSKVLKVSNDKLANFNAKAYADVIKQAAEKEGTKLVVLSSTTDSLYLAPIVAVNLNAGYASNVVALPVSTSPFQVKRNAFSNKAFNITEISTDVKVIGLAKNSFGLAEGAVSLTEEDFAPALNDADFNIKTENVEKVTGKVTIADAEIVVSAGRGLKGPENWGMIEELASVLGAATACSKPVSDIGWRPHSEHVGQTGKPVAANLYIAVGISGAIQHIAGINASKVKVVINNDPEAPFFKVADYGVVGDAFEVVPKLIEKLKAFKANNA, via the coding sequence GCATCTTACGCTAAAAATGTAGCCGATGCTATGGGAACTACAGTTACTGCCGTAACTGTAAATGCAACTGACGTTAGTGATTTAGCAAAATACGGTGTTAGTAAAGTTTTAAAAGTATCAAACGACAAACTAGCTAACTTTAATGCTAAAGCTTATGCCGATGTCATCAAACAAGCGGCTGAAAAAGAAGGAACAAAATTAGTGGTATTATCATCAACGACCGACAGTTTATATTTAGCTCCTATCGTTGCTGTTAATTTAAATGCCGGTTACGCTTCAAATGTAGTTGCATTACCTGTAAGTACTAGTCCGTTCCAAGTAAAGAGAAATGCTTTCTCAAACAAAGCGTTCAACATTACTGAAATTTCAACAGATGTTAAAGTTATCGGCTTAGCTAAAAACTCATTCGGTTTAGCAGAAGGAGCCGTTTCGTTAACAGAAGAAGATTTTGCACCGGCATTAAATGATGCTGATTTTAACATAAAAACGGAAAACGTTGAAAAAGTAACAGGAAAAGTAACTATTGCTGATGCTGAAATCGTTGTTTCTGCCGGTAGAGGATTAAAAGGCCCTGAAAACTGGGGTATGATCGAAGAACTGGCTTCTGTTTTAGGAGCTGCAACAGCTTGTTCAAAACCGGTTTCTGACATCGGATGGAGACCTCACAGTGAACACGTAGGACAAACCGGTAAACCGGTAGCAGCTAACTTATATATTGCTGTAGGTATTTCAGGTGCTATCCAGCACATTGCCGGGATCAACGCATCAAAAGTAAAAGTAGTAATCAACAACGACCCGGAAGCTCCTTTCTTTAAAGTAGCCGATTATGGTGTTGTAGGTGATGCTTTTGAAGTTGTACCGAAACTAATTGAAAAATTAAAAGCGTTCAAAGCAAATAACGCATAA
- a CDS encoding bifunctional nuclease family protein, with protein MSLVKLTIKGISYSQTQNGAYALILNEVDGERNLPIVIGAFEAQSIAIALEKEIKPPRPLTHDLFKNFAERFDIVVKQVIIHKLVDGVFFSSIICERDKIEEIIDARTSDAIALAIRFGAPIFTYKNILDKAGIYLKTNLSEESKENAENEEEILTTPEAFGLNEEEKPEETESLSKYTLQELYDKLEEAVQNEDYEKAAKIRDEISKKES; from the coding sequence ATGAGTTTAGTTAAATTAACAATAAAAGGAATTTCGTATAGCCAAACCCAGAATGGTGCTTATGCGCTTATCCTAAATGAAGTGGACGGTGAAAGAAATTTACCTATTGTTATTGGTGCTTTTGAAGCCCAGTCCATTGCTATTGCACTTGAAAAAGAAATAAAACCTCCCAGACCTTTAACGCACGATCTGTTCAAAAATTTTGCAGAACGATTTGATATTGTCGTAAAACAGGTTATCATTCACAAATTAGTAGACGGTGTTTTCTTTTCCAGTATTATTTGTGAACGCGATAAGATTGAAGAAATTATCGATGCCCGAACATCTGATGCGATAGCATTAGCTATTAGGTTCGGAGCGCCTATATTTACCTACAAGAACATTTTAGACAAAGCCGGTATTTACCTAAAAACTAATCTTTCTGAAGAATCAAAAGAAAATGCAGAAAACGAAGAAGAGATTCTGACTACTCCGGAAGCTTTTGGCCTAAATGAAGAAGAAAAACCGGAAGAAACAGAAAGCCTTAGCAAATACACTTTACAAGAACTTTACGACAAACTAGAAGAAGCTGTTCAAAACGAAGATTATGAAAAAGCAGCTAAAATAAGAGATGAGATCTCAAAAAAAGAATCCTAA
- a CDS encoding NupC/NupG family nucleoside CNT transporter, protein MIKKFYFLIFFCLFTLGISAQQLEKKWQLSSSKNDYLELKEGTYQLKLSSDSIFQKGDYWIQDNYLFLFENGADSPTKRFLIETKTDSTLTLKKGNEAYSFFASNKVKKKELQQDTIIPNQGLTTSGLIRGIIGMLALLAIAFLFSSNKKAINWKTVGLGLLSQLILAIGVLKISFVKLAFEYVGNLFVLILDFTKAGSEFLLGGMMNVETFGFIFIFQVLPTIIFFSALTSLLFYLGVIQIVVKGMAMVLTKILQISGAESLSVAGNIFLGQTEAPLMIKAYLEKMNKSEILLVMVGGMATVAGGVLAAYIGFLGGNDPVLRLEFAKHLLAASVMAAPGAIVISKMLYPQTESINTQVEVTKDKIGSNILDAIATGTTEGLKLAANVAAMLLVFIAFIAMINYMLGYFGDLTGLNDIIAAHTPYTKFSLETILGIIFSPLMWLIGVAKEDMMLMGQLLGIKLAASEFVGYIQLAELKNAANDIHFTYEKSVIMATYMLCGFANFASIGIQIGGIGSLAPNQRKTLSEFGLKAVIGGSLASLLSATIAGMIIG, encoded by the coding sequence ATGATTAAGAAATTTTATTTCCTTATATTTTTTTGCCTTTTTACCTTAGGCATCTCTGCTCAACAGCTTGAAAAAAAATGGCAACTGAGCTCTTCCAAAAATGATTATTTAGAGTTAAAGGAAGGAACCTATCAACTTAAACTTTCTTCTGACAGCATTTTTCAAAAAGGGGATTATTGGATACAGGACAATTATCTTTTCTTATTTGAGAACGGAGCTGATTCCCCAACCAAACGTTTCTTAATCGAAACCAAAACAGACTCTACTTTAACATTAAAAAAAGGAAATGAAGCCTATTCTTTCTTTGCCTCTAACAAAGTGAAGAAAAAAGAGCTTCAACAAGATACAATTATTCCCAATCAGGGATTAACAACTTCCGGGCTGATTCGAGGAATCATAGGCATGCTTGCTTTATTAGCGATTGCCTTCCTTTTTAGCTCTAACAAAAAAGCAATCAACTGGAAAACTGTCGGCTTAGGATTATTATCACAATTGATCCTAGCCATTGGCGTATTGAAAATATCTTTTGTAAAATTAGCCTTTGAATACGTCGGGAATTTATTTGTCTTAATCTTAGACTTTACTAAAGCCGGTAGCGAATTTTTATTAGGCGGAATGATGAATGTAGAAACCTTTGGTTTTATCTTCATTTTCCAAGTACTTCCAACTATTATTTTCTTTTCGGCATTAACTTCTCTACTGTTCTATTTGGGAGTTATTCAGATTGTAGTAAAAGGAATGGCTATGGTTTTAACCAAAATACTTCAGATCTCAGGTGCAGAAAGCCTTTCAGTAGCCGGTAATATTTTCTTAGGACAGACTGAAGCGCCGCTAATGATCAAAGCGTATTTGGAGAAAATGAACAAAAGTGAGATCCTTTTAGTTATGGTCGGTGGTATGGCCACAGTAGCAGGTGGCGTTTTGGCAGCTTACATTGGTTTCTTAGGAGGAAATGATCCTGTACTTCGCCTGGAATTTGCAAAACACTTACTGGCAGCTTCAGTAATGGCAGCTCCCGGAGCTATTGTTATCTCAAAAATGTTATATCCGCAAACCGAAAGCATCAATACACAAGTTGAAGTTACCAAAGACAAGATCGGCTCTAATATATTAGACGCTATTGCTACAGGAACAACTGAAGGTCTGAAATTAGCGGCTAACGTTGCAGCCATGCTATTGGTTTTCATTGCATTTATCGCTATGATTAATTATATGCTAGGCTATTTTGGTGATCTTACAGGTTTAAATGATATTATTGCCGCTCATACACCATATACTAAGTTTTCACTTGAAACCATCCTAGGAATCATCTTCTCTCCGCTGATGTGGTTAATCGGTGTAGCAAAAGAAGACATGATGTTGATGGGGCAATTATTAGGCATAAAATTAGCAGCTTCGGAATTTGTGGGTTACATTCAATTAGCTGAGCTTAAAAATGCAGCAAACGATATACATTTTACGTATGAGAAGTCTGTAATTATGGCAACATATATGTTGTGTGGTTTTGCTAATTTTGCGTCTATTGGTATTCAGATCGGAGGAATCGGATCTTTAGCGCCAAACCAACGTAAAACGTTGTCTGAATTCGGATTAAAAGCTGTAATCGGGGGTAGTTTAGCCTCATTACTATCAGCTACTATTGCCGGAATGATTATAGGATAA
- a CDS encoding thymidylate synthase has translation MKQYHDLVKHVLENGHQKGDRTGTGTISVFGYQMRFDLSEGFPLVTTKKLHLKSIIYELLWLLKGETNIGYLKENGVKIWDEWADKNGDLGPIYGHQWRNWNSEEIDQISELIETLKNNPNSRRMLVSAWNPSVLPDTSVSFAENVANQKAALPPCHAFFQFYVADGKLSCQLYQRSADIFLGVPFNIASYALLTMMIAQVCDLQLGDFVHTFGDAHIYNNHIEQLNLQLSRECRPLPTMKLNPEIKNIFDFTYEDFTLEGYDPHPHIKGQVAV, from the coding sequence ATGAAACAATACCACGACTTAGTAAAGCATGTTTTAGAAAACGGTCACCAAAAAGGCGATAGAACCGGAACCGGAACTATCAGTGTTTTCGGTTACCAAATGCGTTTTGATTTAAGTGAAGGATTTCCTTTGGTCACTACTAAAAAATTACACCTAAAATCTATTATTTACGAGTTGTTGTGGCTCTTAAAAGGAGAAACCAATATTGGTTACCTCAAAGAAAACGGCGTAAAAATATGGGACGAATGGGCTGATAAAAATGGCGATTTAGGTCCTATATACGGTCACCAATGGCGTAATTGGAATAGCGAAGAGATAGACCAAATATCTGAATTGATCGAAACGTTAAAAAACAACCCAAACAGTCGTCGTATGTTGGTTTCTGCATGGAATCCAAGCGTTTTACCGGATACTTCTGTTTCTTTTGCTGAAAATGTTGCCAATCAAAAAGCAGCTTTACCTCCATGTCATGCATTCTTTCAATTTTATGTCGCTGATGGAAAATTAAGCTGTCAATTGTATCAAAGAAGTGCTGATATTTTCTTAGGAGTACCGTTTAACATTGCATCTTATGCTTTATTAACCATGATGATTGCTCAGGTATGCGATCTGCAGCTTGGAGATTTTGTTCACACTTTCGGAGATGCTCATATTTACAACAACCACATTGAGCAGTTAAACCTACAATTATCAAGAGAATGCAGACCGTTACCGACCATGAAGCTGAATCCTGAGATCAAAAATATTTTTGATTTTACGTATGAGGATTTCACATTGGAAGGTTATGATCCGCACCCACACATTAAAGGTCAAGTTGCTGTTTAA
- a CDS encoding dihydrofolate reductase: MREIIIIAAAAENNALGKDNTLVWHLPDDFKRFKALTSEHYIIMGRKTFESFPKPLPNRTHIIITRQKNYKVPKGCLVVSSIEEAISVCPQEENLFIIGGGEIYKQSMLVATKIELTRVHTEVEADTFFPEIKSEDWKLVEESFHPSDEKHSFPFTFLTYVKRDLSE; this comes from the coding sequence ATGAGGGAGATAATTATTATAGCTGCTGCTGCTGAAAACAATGCCTTAGGAAAAGACAATACTTTGGTGTGGCATTTACCGGATGATTTTAAGCGTTTTAAAGCCTTAACTTCGGAACATTATATTATCATGGGAAGAAAAACCTTCGAAAGTTTCCCAAAGCCATTACCAAACCGCACACATATCATTATTACACGCCAAAAGAACTATAAAGTTCCTAAAGGTTGTTTAGTTGTTTCTTCAATTGAAGAAGCCATATCAGTCTGTCCTCAAGAAGAAAATTTATTCATCATCGGGGGAGGCGAAATCTACAAACAATCTATGTTAGTGGCTACTAAAATAGAATTAACCAGAGTTCATACAGAAGTGGAAGCCGATACTTTTTTCCCGGAAATCAAATCGGAAGATTGGAAACTTGTCGAAGAAAGCTTTCATCCCTCTGATGAAAAACATTCATTCCCCTTTACCTTTTTAACCTATGTAAAAAGAGATTTGTCTGAATAA